From one Ignavibacteria bacterium genomic stretch:
- the htpG gene encoding molecular chaperone HtpG, which translates to MAVENTAANHYEFKAEVKQLLNILVHSLYTNRDIFLRELISNASDALDKLRFESISGTDVQDSDLPLEINISFDKDKHTITISDTGIGMTKEEIISNIGTIARSGSAEFLKKVTDANKDVSNIIGKFGVGFYSVFMVASEVELKTKSFKPGEPAMKWTSDGLGSYDIEQIDEDLKRGTTIEIHLREDAYEFAEKYRLETIIKTHSNFITFPIYLEKERINTLTAIWREPKSSVTKEQYNEFYKYLSYDVEEPLDIIHTSVDAPIQFNSLLYIPKKNMDLFGFSRHEYGLDLYVRRVMIQHQNKDILPEYLGFVKGVVDSEDLPLNISRETLQENVIFNKISTSITGQVLTHLSKMAKDDVEKYNQFWKEHSKIFRLGYSDYSNREKFAELLRFNSSACKDADELISLADYAARMKPGQKEIYYASGASREAISADPHLEIFKNKGLEVLYLYDPIDEFVMDSLYKYKDFSLKSVEHADPKELEKFENKESKETVQEPLTEGEDKKFQDLLKYMKEILGDRVTEVRVSERLSESPSVLANPSGQMTSQMEKIMHMVNKDASIPKKVFEVNKDHKLIRNLLKIYTQDPSDEYIKQVTEQLYESSLLLEGYLNDPHKLVNRIKDILEKSSEWHLAAKK; encoded by the coding sequence ATGGCAGTTGAAAATACGGCAGCTAATCACTATGAATTTAAGGCAGAGGTAAAGCAGCTATTAAATATTCTTGTGCATTCTTTGTATACAAACAGGGATATTTTCCTGAGGGAGCTTATTTCGAACGCATCGGATGCACTTGACAAGCTGAGGTTCGAGTCGATTTCAGGAACAGACGTTCAGGACAGCGATCTTCCGCTGGAGATTAATATCTCTTTTGACAAGGATAAACACACCATCACCATTTCCGATACCGGAATTGGCATGACAAAAGAAGAAATTATAAGCAATATAGGCACAATTGCCCGCTCCGGTTCGGCTGAGTTCTTAAAGAAAGTAACTGACGCAAATAAGGACGTATCGAACATCATAGGTAAGTTCGGCGTTGGGTTTTATTCAGTTTTTATGGTGGCCTCAGAAGTCGAATTAAAGACAAAGTCATTTAAGCCGGGTGAGCCCGCAATGAAGTGGACCTCCGACGGGCTTGGATCATATGACATTGAGCAGATAGATGAGGACTTAAAGCGCGGCACAACAATTGAAATTCACTTAAGGGAAGACGCATATGAGTTTGCAGAGAAGTACCGCCTGGAAACGATTATTAAAACGCACTCCAACTTCATCACTTTCCCGATCTATCTTGAAAAAGAAAGAATAAATACACTGACTGCCATCTGGAGGGAGCCGAAGTCATCGGTTACAAAAGAGCAGTATAATGAGTTCTATAAATACTTAAGCTACGACGTTGAGGAGCCGCTGGATATAATCCATACATCGGTTGACGCCCCGATCCAGTTTAACAGCCTTCTTTATATTCCGAAGAAGAATATGGATCTCTTCGGCTTCAGCCGTCACGAGTACGGTCTGGATCTTTATGTAAGGCGCGTAATGATCCAGCATCAGAATAAAGACATACTTCCTGAGTACCTCGGGTTTGTAAAGGGTGTTGTAGACAGCGAGGATCTTCCGCTTAACATTTCAAGGGAGACTCTGCAGGAGAACGTAATATTTAATAAAATCTCCACGAGCATAACAGGACAGGTGCTCACTCACTTAAGCAAGATGGCAAAAGATGATGTGGAAAAATACAACCAGTTCTGGAAAGAGCACAGCAAGATTTTCCGTTTGGGCTACAGCGACTACTCTAACCGTGAGAAGTTTGCCGAGCTATTAAGATTTAACTCTTCAGCATGCAAGGATGCGGACGAACTGATCTCACTTGCGGATTATGCGGCCCGAATGAAACCCGGTCAGAAGGAAATCTATTATGCATCGGGAGCTTCAAGGGAAGCCATAAGTGCCGATCCGCACCTGGAGATCTTTAAGAACAAGGGGCTTGAGGTGCTTTACCTTTATGATCCGATTGATGAATTTGTCATGGATTCGCTTTACAAATACAAGGACTTTTCATTGAAGTCTGTTGAGCACGCAGATCCCAAAGAGCTTGAGAAGTTTGAGAATAAAGAAAGCAAGGAAACGGTGCAAGAGCCGCTTACCGAAGGTGAAGACAAGAAGTTCCAGGATCTCTTAAAGTACATGAAGGAAATTTTAGGTGACCGTGTAACAGAGGTCAGGGTGTCAGAAAGGCTGAGTGAAAGCCCCTCAGTTCTTGCAAATCCATCGGGGCAGATGACCAGTCAGATGGAAAAGATAATGCACATGGTTAACAAGGACGCCTCCATTCCGAAGAAGGTATTTGAAGTCAACAAGGATCACAAGCTGATTAGGAATCTGCTGAAGATATACACTCAGGATCCCTCAGATGAATACATTAAGCAGGTAACAGAGCAGCTATATGAGTCTTCACTTCTTCTTGAAGGCTACTTGAATGATCCGCACAAGCTTGTAAACCGCATCAAGGACATCCTTGAAAAGTCGAGCGAGTGGCATCTGGCTGCAAAGAAATAA
- a CDS encoding S41 family peptidase, giving the protein MWKWVRILSIPAAVVIFSGFFKGDADIYFQISRSIDVFGKVYKEVSFNYVDELNPEEFMLSGITGMLSALDPYTTFIDEKRKGDIDLLTSGKYGGIGVSIGLRNEKVTIVDIIDGYSAQRQGLRIGDVITKINNQEITKDNFDDISSLVKGDPGTEVQLLILRDGTDQLTFNLLREEVKIKNVTFADFVPENSNNVYLKLTGFTRTAGEEVQKSLVSLKSKKSVNSVILDLRGNPGGLLDAAVDVCEKFLKQNQLIVTIKGRDSSNFKSYKSTEEPVYGNSNLVVLIDSGSASASEIVAAAIQDHDRGVILGTDSFGKGLVQTVIPLSYNTSLKITTAKYYTPSGRCIQKIDYSKNNKVFSNPDSDVQRSYKTDHNRTVIAYGGIKPDTVVASDSQSNVVNELSSRGLFFKFATEYSNMHSKADYFRMNPDVLYLTFMDFLKKEKFDYVPATEKQLNGLIASSEKENYNRQLIDQLSALKGRFKEMKQYELKEHKSEMISSIRSELASRYDGSTGRIKENLKSDKQFLAALGVASNNDVYSHLLTHH; this is encoded by the coding sequence ATGTGGAAATGGGTGAGAATACTGTCAATACCGGCAGCGGTAGTAATTTTTTCGGGATTTTTTAAAGGGGATGCCGACATATACTTCCAGATCTCCAGGAGCATAGACGTTTTCGGGAAGGTGTATAAGGAGGTTTCCTTCAACTATGTTGATGAGCTGAACCCTGAGGAATTTATGCTGTCGGGAATAACCGGAATGCTTTCGGCACTCGACCCCTACACTACGTTTATTGATGAAAAAAGGAAAGGAGATATAGATCTTCTTACCAGCGGAAAGTACGGGGGAATAGGCGTGTCAATCGGCCTGAGAAACGAGAAAGTTACAATTGTGGATATTATTGACGGGTATTCTGCCCAGCGCCAGGGTTTAAGAATTGGCGATGTGATTACAAAGATAAATAACCAGGAAATTACAAAGGATAACTTTGACGATATTTCCTCGCTCGTTAAAGGTGATCCCGGAACGGAAGTCCAGCTCTTAATTTTAAGGGACGGCACCGATCAGCTGACATTTAACCTGCTGCGCGAGGAAGTGAAAATTAAAAACGTTACATTTGCCGATTTTGTGCCCGAAAACAGCAATAACGTCTACCTGAAGCTAACGGGCTTTACGAGAACGGCAGGCGAGGAGGTCCAGAAAAGCCTCGTATCCTTAAAGAGTAAAAAATCAGTTAATTCCGTTATACTGGATCTAAGGGGAAACCCGGGAGGGCTTCTGGACGCGGCTGTTGACGTCTGTGAGAAATTCTTAAAGCAAAATCAGCTAATAGTTACGATTAAGGGGCGCGACAGCTCAAACTTTAAGAGCTATAAGTCAACAGAAGAGCCCGTATACGGCAATTCCAACCTGGTGGTTTTAATTGACAGCGGCTCGGCCTCGGCCTCGGAAATTGTGGCGGCAGCAATACAGGATCACGACAGGGGTGTAATCCTTGGAACCGACTCATTTGGAAAAGGGCTCGTGCAGACTGTAATTCCCTTGTCGTACAACACATCGCTTAAAATTACGACTGCAAAGTATTATACGCCGAGCGGCCGCTGCATACAGAAAATTGACTACTCCAAAAACAATAAGGTATTTTCAAATCCCGATTCAGACGTTCAGAGGAGCTACAAGACCGATCATAACAGGACCGTTATAGCCTACGGAGGGATTAAGCCCGATACTGTTGTTGCGAGCGACTCGCAGTCAAATGTTGTAAACGAGCTTTCTTCAAGGGGGCTGTTCTTCAAGTTTGCAACCGAATATTCAAATATGCACAGTAAGGCAGATTATTTCAGGATGAATCCGGACGTGCTTTATTTGACCTTTATGGATTTTCTGAAAAAAGAAAAGTTCGATTACGTTCCTGCTACAGAAAAACAGCTTAACGGGCTGATTGCTTCATCCGAAAAAGAGAACTATAACAGGCAGCTCATTGACCAGCTTTCTGCATTGAAGGGCAGGTTTAAGGAAATGAAGCAGTATGAACTTAAAGAACATAAGTCTGAAATGATCAGCTCCATAAGAAGCGAGCTTGCTTCGCGGTATGACGGGTCGACCGGAAGGATAAAAGAGAATCTGAAGAGCGATAAGCAGTTTCTTGCGGCTCTTGGAGTGGCAAGTAACAACGACGTTTATTCGCACCTTCTGACGCACCACTAG
- the tmk gene encoding dTMP kinase, with the protein MFITFEGIDFCGKSTQVALLEEYLVKKNKNVKIIREPGGTVISEKIRDVLLDKKNDRMFIETEILLFSAARAQVVREIIRPFLTMNYYVISDRFHDSTTAYQGFGRSIPLEFVDTITQFAIGDTVPDLTFFIDIPVEESDRRKSARNSEELDRIEVSKNGFYERVRQGYIYLSEREKRFIRIDGLMSIEEIHERIIKEVTKVEEMKGAG; encoded by the coding sequence ATGTTTATTACATTCGAAGGAATTGATTTCTGCGGGAAATCCACACAGGTAGCTTTGCTTGAAGAATACCTCGTAAAGAAGAATAAAAACGTAAAAATTATAAGGGAGCCCGGAGGGACAGTCATTTCAGAAAAGATCAGGGATGTGCTGCTGGACAAAAAAAATGACAGGATGTTCATTGAAACAGAGATCCTTCTCTTCTCGGCTGCCCGCGCGCAAGTAGTCAGAGAAATAATTCGTCCTTTTTTAACTATGAATTATTACGTAATATCTGATAGGTTCCATGATTCTACAACGGCTTACCAGGGTTTCGGCAGGTCAATCCCACTGGAGTTTGTGGACACAATTACGCAGTTTGCAATCGGTGACACGGTACCGGATTTAACATTCTTTATTGACATTCCCGTCGAAGAGTCGGACAGAAGAAAATCTGCCAGGAATTCTGAGGAACTGGACAGAATAGAAGTCTCAAAAAATGGCTTTTATGAAAGGGTCCGCCAGGGTTATATTTATTTATCGGAGAGGGAAAAGCGCTTTATCAGAATTGACGGCCTCATGTCTATTGAGGAAATTCACGAGAGAATCATAAAAGAAGTAACAAAGGTTGAAGAGATGAAAGGAGCAGGATAA
- a CDS encoding BMC domain-containing protein, whose protein sequence is MQLALGLIETKGLVGAIEAADAMAKAADVRVISKEKITAALVTIKITGEVAAVRSALDAGAAAAQRVGQLVSVHIIPRPDDQLDSILYDNSLRPSESEDSAKDTAVISEADGGFEPSKESDEPSGDDPDDEAEENGGVEIMDIQSISFEELEQMNVHRLRSLARGLSQFPIKGREISKANKQVLLDHFKKLK, encoded by the coding sequence ATGCAGCTAGCACTTGGCCTTATTGAAACAAAAGGACTTGTTGGAGCAATTGAAGCTGCCGATGCTATGGCTAAGGCAGCAGATGTTAGAGTTATCAGTAAGGAAAAAATTACAGCTGCTCTTGTTACTATAAAGATAACAGGAGAAGTTGCAGCCGTCAGATCTGCCCTGGATGCAGGTGCTGCTGCTGCACAGAGGGTAGGACAGCTTGTCTCGGTGCATATTATACCCCGTCCTGACGATCAGCTGGATAGTATTTTATACGATAATTCCCTTAGACCTTCTGAGTCTGAAGACTCCGCTAAAGATACTGCAGTCATTTCTGAGGCTGATGGCGGTTTTGAGCCTTCCAAAGAAAGCGATGAACCCTCGGGTGACGACCCGGACGATGAAGCCGAAGAAAACGGCGGAGTTGAGATTATGGACATTCAGTCGATCAGCTTCGAAGAGCTGGAACAGATGAATGTTCACAGGTTGAGGAGTCTTGCCAGGGGGCTTAGCCAGTTCCCTATAAAAGGGCGGGAGATCTCAAAGGCCAACAAACAGGTTCTTCTCGATCACTTCAAAAAGCTCAAATAG
- the eutM gene encoding ethanolamine utilization microcompartment protein EutM produces the protein MTLDALGMIETKGLVGAVEAADAMVKAAKVELIGKETIGGGYVTVMVRGDVGAVKAATDAGAAAAQRVGELVSVHVIPRPHSDVELILPKRPKV, from the coding sequence ATGACACTTGATGCACTTGGAATGATAGAAACCAAAGGTTTGGTTGGTGCAGTTGAAGCTGCTGATGCCATGGTAAAGGCAGCCAAGGTAGAATTAATCGGCAAAGAGACAATCGGCGGCGGTTATGTTACTGTTATGGTAAGAGGTGATGTTGGTGCCGTTAAGGCAGCTACAGATGCCGGAGCTGCTGCAGCTCAGAGAGTAGGCGAGCTGGTGTCCGTGCATGTCATTCCGCGTCCTCACAGCGACGTGGAGCTTATCCTTCCTAAAAGACCAAAAGTTTAA
- the ruvX gene encoding Holliday junction resolvase RuvX, with product MDFNSPGEERIMAIDYGEKRVGLALCDPLRIFAYPFKTILNDRNFRTNLLSIIKENSVSLILLGYPLKENGMKTDVTEAVEKFKTELEGLAKLPVILRDERYTSAIAKERIIESVKSKKKRRDKGLLDKNAASIILQDYLDENPKKG from the coding sequence ATGGATTTCAATTCCCCGGGTGAAGAGAGGATAATGGCAATTGACTATGGCGAAAAAAGAGTAGGCCTTGCCCTTTGCGATCCTTTAAGAATATTTGCATACCCGTTTAAGACAATATTGAACGACCGGAATTTCAGGACGAACCTTCTTTCTATCATAAAGGAAAACAGTGTGAGCCTGATACTTTTAGGCTACCCGTTAAAGGAAAACGGCATGAAGACAGACGTTACCGAAGCCGTAGAGAAGTTTAAGACGGAACTTGAAGGCCTGGCAAAGCTCCCGGTTATATTAAGAGACGAAAGATACACATCAGCCATTGCCAAAGAGCGCATAATTGAAAGTGTAAAAAGTAAAAAGAAAAGAAGGGATAAAGGACTTCTGGATAAAAATGCCGCGTCCATAATTTTGCAGGATTATCTGGATGAAAATCCGAAAAAGGGGTGA
- a CDS encoding bifunctional (p)ppGpp synthetase/guanosine-3',5'-bis(diphosphate) 3'-pyrophosphohydrolase: protein MALGVTKNKRIFEDLLETCKHNLPSVDEAMLKKAFELSYEAHKNDFRASGEPYFNHPYEVAMIVAKEIPLDDISVISALLHDVVEDTDIDISFIAKEFGKEVAEIVDGVTKMGGVFKGQDITQAENYRKMLLSMVKDVRVILVKFADRLHNMRTLEFVNPEKQRRIARETLEIYAPFAHRFGLARVKWELEDLSFKYLNKEAYDDLARKIKNKRRERENYINRFNTPIMEKLKEHGLKFEVSGRPKHLYSIYRKMIKRNKPFEEIYDLFAVRIILESNDSNECYYVLGIINQIYIPVPDRFKDYVSIPKTNNYQSIHTTVIGPEGKLVEVQIRTRKMHEVAEKGVAAHWKYKENKFTSDSELEEWVNWIRDVFENASKDEASKEILASFKLNLYQDEIYVFTPKGDLRRLPVNSTPVDFAFEIHSKVGYHCIGAKVNGKIVPLDTILHSGDQLEIITSKNQHPNRSWAMFVTTHKAKAAIRRWINKEEEQLVQSGKELWEKKVKKLKLSFSADDTIKLAKSLKYDGSGQLFKAIAQEKVNLDEVLAPKKDKEAKESISEMEFDSFANIARTDLGGILVDGKSENVMYSFAKCCNPIPGDPIVGYITIGEGIKIHRKTCDDLINIVKKGENRLVPVQWPTVDSNLFVAGLTIVGEDVPGILKDISHSITSYQNTNIKSVNIVANNSMFKGTITLYVKNLDHLSRIIERLKKNKGIYTVERFDSTNLV, encoded by the coding sequence ATGGCATTAGGAGTTACTAAAAACAAACGGATTTTTGAAGATCTGCTGGAGACCTGCAAGCATAATCTTCCGAGCGTGGATGAGGCAATGCTGAAAAAGGCATTTGAGCTCAGCTATGAGGCCCATAAAAACGACTTCAGGGCATCGGGAGAGCCATATTTTAACCATCCTTACGAAGTTGCCATGATTGTGGCAAAGGAGATTCCTCTAGACGATATTTCGGTCATAAGCGCGCTTCTGCACGACGTTGTGGAAGATACCGACATTGATATCTCCTTTATTGCCAAGGAATTCGGTAAAGAAGTTGCCGAAATTGTGGACGGCGTTACAAAAATGGGCGGGGTCTTTAAAGGGCAGGACATAACACAGGCAGAGAATTACCGCAAGATGCTCCTTTCAATGGTAAAGGACGTAAGGGTAATACTTGTTAAGTTTGCCGACCGCCTGCACAATATGCGCACGCTGGAATTTGTAAATCCTGAAAAGCAGAGGAGAATTGCCAGGGAAACTCTTGAAATCTACGCTCCCTTTGCACACAGGTTTGGTCTTGCCCGCGTTAAGTGGGAACTGGAAGACCTGTCTTTTAAGTACCTGAATAAGGAAGCCTACGACGACCTGGCGCGCAAAATAAAGAATAAAAGGCGCGAAAGGGAAAATTACATAAACAGGTTTAATACTCCTATAATGGAGAAGCTGAAAGAGCACGGCTTAAAGTTCGAAGTATCAGGGCGCCCGAAACACCTTTACAGCATCTACAGGAAGATGATAAAAAGGAACAAGCCTTTTGAGGAAATCTACGACCTTTTTGCAGTTAGAATTATTCTTGAATCTAACGATTCAAATGAATGCTATTATGTGCTTGGTATTATAAACCAGATATATATTCCTGTACCCGACCGCTTTAAGGATTATGTTTCCATACCAAAGACAAATAACTACCAGTCAATTCATACAACTGTAATCGGTCCCGAGGGCAAGCTTGTTGAAGTGCAGATCCGCACGCGAAAAATGCACGAAGTAGCTGAAAAAGGTGTGGCGGCTCACTGGAAGTACAAGGAAAACAAGTTTACCTCCGATTCCGAGCTGGAAGAATGGGTTAACTGGATAAGGGACGTTTTTGAGAACGCATCAAAAGATGAAGCAAGCAAGGAAATTCTTGCCAGCTTTAAGCTGAACCTATACCAGGATGAAATTTATGTTTTTACACCGAAAGGGGATTTAAGAAGGCTTCCTGTTAACTCCACTCCAGTGGACTTTGCCTTTGAAATCCACAGCAAGGTGGGTTATCACTGCATTGGTGCCAAGGTTAACGGCAAGATTGTTCCTCTGGATACAATTCTGCACAGCGGCGACCAGCTTGAGATTATTACCTCCAAGAACCAGCACCCTAACAGGAGCTGGGCAATGTTTGTTACAACCCACAAGGCCAAGGCTGCAATAAGAAGGTGGATCAACAAGGAAGAAGAGCAGCTCGTGCAGTCGGGCAAAGAGCTCTGGGAGAAGAAAGTAAAGAAGCTGAAGCTCTCTTTCAGCGCTGACGACACGATAAAGCTGGCAAAGAGCCTGAAATATGACGGCTCAGGGCAGCTTTTTAAGGCAATTGCACAGGAAAAGGTAAACCTGGATGAAGTCCTTGCTCCAAAGAAGGATAAGGAAGCCAAGGAATCGATCTCCGAAATGGAATTTGACAGCTTTGCCAACATAGCAAGAACGGACCTCGGAGGAATTCTTGTCGACGGCAAGAGTGAAAACGTGATGTACAGTTTTGCCAAATGCTGCAACCCGATTCCGGGAGATCCGATAGTGGGATACATTACAATCGGCGAGGGGATCAAGATACACAGAAAGACTTGTGACGACCTGATAAATATTGTAAAAAAAGGGGAAAACAGGCTTGTACCTGTGCAGTGGCCGACTGTGGACAGCAACCTTTTTGTTGCAGGGCTTACAATTGTTGGTGAGGATGTACCCGGCATATTAAAAGATATCTCTCACAGCATTACATCTTATCAGAACACAAATATTAAGTCTGTAAACATTGTTGCCAACAACTCCATGTTTAAGGGCACAATAACGCTTTACGTGAAGAACCTGGATCACCTTTCCAGGATAATTGAAAGGCTAAAGAAGAACAAGGGGATTTATACTGTCGAGCGCTTTGACAGTACAAATCTTGTCTAA
- a CDS encoding tetratricopeptide repeat protein: MTGRLVLYKAWLWVLVLSGPLFCQQYPDQKVDYLLKRGINKIMSEDYGEAEQMFLKLSQSYPDLPLGNIYLAANKIAIAVDNGEAFDERYINSKFNQAEKQIEKLLAKNENNPWNQYFAALAKGYYAYYKALNKDYFSAFSNGLSSVSKFEKCLKLDSSFYEAYIAIGSYKYWKSAKTEFLKWLPFVNDEKELGIKYLKMAMSKRTYNFVLAENSLLWIYLNQKDYHRAASLAENVLREYPENRSFKWGLGQALQRINKPKSIEVYTALLKSFTDQRYNNHYNEIILKHRLAILFHETGDDKKAVRLCNEILATTQLSEWVKDKLDDRMDKVRKFKEELLQQ; encoded by the coding sequence GTGACAGGACGTTTGGTACTTTATAAAGCGTGGCTTTGGGTCCTGGTACTATCAGGACCGCTTTTTTGTCAGCAGTATCCCGACCAGAAGGTGGATTATCTGCTTAAAAGAGGCATAAATAAAATTATGTCTGAAGATTATGGCGAAGCAGAGCAGATGTTTCTGAAACTGAGCCAGAGCTATCCCGACCTTCCTCTGGGCAATATTTATCTTGCGGCCAATAAGATTGCAATTGCCGTGGATAACGGGGAAGCTTTTGACGAGAGATATATAAATTCTAAGTTTAACCAGGCAGAAAAGCAGATAGAAAAGCTCCTGGCTAAAAATGAGAATAACCCCTGGAACCAGTACTTCGCGGCTTTGGCCAAGGGGTATTATGCTTACTACAAGGCCTTAAACAAGGATTACTTTTCTGCTTTTTCCAACGGTCTTTCCTCAGTTTCAAAATTTGAAAAATGCCTGAAACTTGATTCCTCATTCTACGAAGCATACATTGCCATTGGGTCCTATAAGTACTGGAAAAGCGCAAAAACCGAGTTCTTAAAGTGGCTGCCTTTTGTAAATGATGAAAAGGAGTTAGGTATTAAATACCTGAAGATGGCCATGTCGAAAAGGACTTATAATTTCGTCCTGGCAGAGAATTCACTTCTGTGGATATATCTGAACCAGAAGGATTATCATAGGGCTGCCTCTCTGGCAGAAAACGTATTAAGGGAATACCCTGAAAACAGGTCTTTCAAGTGGGGCTTGGGGCAGGCTTTGCAAAGGATAAATAAGCCGAAGTCAATTGAGGTATATACGGCGCTTCTGAAGTCTTTTACAGACCAGAGATATAATAACCACTATAATGAAATTATTTTGAAGCACAGGCTGGCAATACTTTTCCATGAAACAGGAGACGACAAAAAGGCTGTAAGGCTATGTAACGAAATTCTTGCCACCACGCAGCTTTCCGAATGGGTCAAGGACAAGCTGGATGACCGGATGGATAAGGTCAGGAAATTCAAAGAAGAACTATTGCAGCAGTAA
- the upp gene encoding uracil phosphoribosyltransferase, translating to MQEFNNFNLVDHPLIKRDLTILRDKDTDQNNFRIALRRVSSILAFEISKSFKVDTFEIETPLEKTDGYKLAQDIVLVPVLRAGLSMVNAFLEIIPEAKVGHIGIQRNEVTLEPVDYYYKTPKNIDIAKVILLDPMLATGGSGAAALNFLKKRGAVECIFACLVASPQGIKKIESVHPDVKVYSAALDRTLNDRGYILPGLGDAGDRTFGTL from the coding sequence ATGCAGGAATTTAATAATTTTAACCTGGTAGATCATCCGCTGATAAAAAGGGATCTGACCATATTAAGAGACAAAGACACGGATCAGAACAATTTCAGGATTGCTTTAAGAAGGGTATCCTCAATTCTTGCCTTTGAAATCAGCAAAAGCTTTAAGGTAGACACATTTGAGATTGAAACGCCGCTTGAAAAAACTGACGGCTATAAACTGGCTCAGGATATTGTGCTTGTTCCAGTCCTAAGGGCCGGATTAAGCATGGTAAACGCGTTCCTGGAAATAATTCCGGAAGCAAAGGTTGGGCATATCGGAATCCAGAGAAATGAGGTTACCTTAGAGCCGGTGGACTACTACTACAAAACTCCAAAAAATATTGATATAGCAAAGGTTATTCTCCTGGATCCTATGCTTGCCACGGGCGGCAGCGGGGCCGCAGCGCTTAACTTCTTAAAGAAAAGAGGTGCTGTTGAGTGTATTTTTGCCTGCCTTGTTGCCTCACCGCAGGGAATTAAGAAAATTGAAAGCGTGCATCCGGATGTTAAAGTCTACTCGGCTGCATTGGATAGGACATTAAACGATAGGGGCTACATTCTTCCAGGATTAGGGGATGCCGGTGACAGGACGTTTGGTACTTTATAA
- a CDS encoding class I SAM-dependent RNA methyltransferase has product MSILQEKRKILVSCPQRIAPILKEEVLSLGYPVVSESETFVETEGTFEDTMRLNLFIRTAHRVLFFLEEFPAPTPDALYKGFKRIQWEDYIDKDGYISISSYAEHPSVKDTRFPNLKAKDAIVDRFRDKFGVRPDSGSERKGVMIYFYWVANRCSVFFDTSGVTLTKRNYRKIPYKAPMQEALAAAVLTAGRWNGEGNFVNPMCGSGTLAIEAALMALNKAPGLLRSDYAFMHIKGFDKEAWNKVRQEARLQGKKKLEGKIIATDISKEAIKASIQNAKTAGVDHLIEFKVCDFRETEVPIGGGKVFLNPEYGERLGEERELEAIYKGIGDFFKQKCLGYTGYVFTGNMNLAKKIGLRTKRRIPFFNGKIDCRLLEFELYEGSRKGPRLNGEQETLDE; this is encoded by the coding sequence ATGTCTATACTTCAGGAAAAAAGAAAAATTTTAGTAAGCTGCCCGCAGAGAATTGCTCCCATATTAAAAGAGGAAGTTTTAAGCCTCGGCTATCCTGTAGTCTCTGAGTCAGAGACTTTTGTCGAGACTGAGGGGACTTTTGAAGATACGATGAGGCTTAACCTTTTTATCAGGACCGCCCACAGGGTGCTTTTTTTCCTGGAAGAGTTTCCGGCTCCAACGCCGGATGCCCTTTATAAAGGGTTCAAAAGGATTCAGTGGGAGGACTATATAGACAAAGACGGCTACATAAGTATATCTTCTTATGCCGAGCATCCTTCGGTTAAGGATACAAGGTTTCCAAACCTTAAGGCCAAGGATGCAATTGTTGACCGCTTCAGGGATAAGTTTGGTGTCAGGCCCGATTCGGGTTCGGAAAGAAAAGGCGTAATGATCTATTTCTACTGGGTAGCCAACCGCTGCTCGGTTTTCTTTGACACCTCGGGCGTAACGCTGACTAAAAGAAACTACAGGAAAATTCCCTATAAGGCTCCTATGCAGGAGGCGCTGGCAGCTGCCGTTTTAACTGCCGGCAGGTGGAACGGGGAAGGCAATTTTGTAAACCCAATGTGCGGAAGCGGGACTCTTGCAATTGAAGCAGCCCTCATGGCATTAAACAAGGCTCCCGGACTCTTAAGAAGCGACTACGCTTTTATGCACATAAAAGGCTTTGACAAGGAAGCCTGGAATAAAGTAAGGCAGGAAGCAAGGCTCCAGGGAAAGAAGAAGTTAGAAGGTAAAATTATTGCTACAGATATAAGTAAGGAAGCCATTAAGGCATCCATTCAGAATGCTAAAACAGCCGGTGTCGATCACCTGATTGAATTTAAGGTGTGCGATTTCAGGGAAACCGAAGTCCCTATCGGCGGAGGCAAAGTCTTCCTGAATCCGGAGTACGGCGAAAGGCTTGGAGAGGAAAGGGAACTGGAGGCAATTTATAAGGGGATCGGGGACTTCTTTAAGCAGAAATGCCTTGGCTATACGGGCTACGTTTTTACGGGCAACATGAATCTTGCTAAGAAGATCGGGCTCAGGACAAAAAGAAGAATCCCGTTCTTCAACGGGAAAATTGACTGCAGGCTCCTGGAATTTGAGCTTTATGAAGGATCGAGAAAAGGCCCAAGGCTGAACGGGGAACAAGAGACTTTGGATGAGTAA